From Pongo pygmaeus isolate AG05252 chromosome 1, NHGRI_mPonPyg2-v2.0_pri, whole genome shotgun sequence, one genomic window encodes:
- the PRAMEF12 gene encoding PRAME family member 12: MSLQAPPRLLELAEQSLLRDRALAIPTLEELPRDLFPSLFMGAFTRRCCETLKTMVQAWPFTCLPLGSLMKSCNLETFRAVLEGLDALLAQKVRPRRWKLQVLDLRNVDENFWGIWSGVSATSPEALSKRRTAGNCLRPGGQQPLTVILDLCFKNGTLDECLTHFLEWGNRRKGLLHVCCKELQIFGIAIHRITEVLNMVELDCIQEVEVCCPWELSILIRFAPYLGQMRNLRKLVLFNIHVSACIPLDRKEQFVTWFTSQFLKLDYFQKLYMHSVSFLEGHLDQLLRCLQAPLETVVMNDCLLSESDLKHFSWCPSIRQLKELDLRGIALTHFSPEPLAVLLEQVEATLQTLDLEDCGIVDSQLSAILPALSRCSQLSTFSFCGNLISMAALENLLRHTVGLSKLSLELYPAPLESYDAQGALCWGRFAELGAELMKTLRDLRQPKIIVFSTVPCPRCGIRASYDLEPSHCLC; this comes from the exons ATGAGCCTCCAGGCCCCACCCAGACTCCTGGAGCTGGCTGAGCAGAGTCTGCTGAGGGACCGGGCCTTGGCCATCCCCACCCTGGAGGAGCTGCCCCGGGACCTCTTTCCCTCACTGTTCATGGGGGCCTTTACCAGGAGATGCTGCGAGACCCTGAAAACTATGGTCCAGGCCTGGCCCTTCACCTGCCTTCCTCTAGGTTCCTTGATGAAGTCGTGTAATCTAGAGACCTTTCGAGCTGTGCTAGAGGGGCTTGATGCACTGCTTGCCCAGAAGGTTCGCCCCAG GCGGTGGAAACTTCAAGTGCTGGACTTGCGGAACGTGGATGAGAACTTCTGGGGCATATGGTCTGGAGTTTCTGCAACCTCCCCAGAGGCCCTGAGTAAGAGACGAACAGCAGGGAACTGTCTAAGGCCAGGTGGGCAGCAGCCCTTGACAGTGATCCTAGACCTTTGCTTCAAGAATGGGACGCTGGATGAATGCCTCACCCACTTCTTAGAGTGGGGCAATCGGAGAAAAGGCTTACTGCACGTGTGTTGCAAGGAGCTGCAGATTTTTGGAATAGCCATCCACAGGATCACAGAGGTCCTGAACATGGTGGAGCTAGACTgtatccaggaggtggaagtgtGCTGCCCCTGGGAGCTGTCCATTCTTATAAGGTTTGCCCCTTACCTGGGCCAGATGAGGAATCTCCGCAAACTTGTTCTCTTCAACATCCATGTCTCTGCCTGCATTCCCCTAGACAGGAAGGAGCAGTTTGTCACCTGGTTCACCTCTCAGTTCCTCAAGCTGGACTACTTCCAGAAGCTTTACATGCACTCTGTCTCTTTCCTCGAAGGCCACCTGGACCAGCTGCTCAG GTGTCTCCAGGCCCCCTTGGAGACAGTTGTAATGAACGACTGCCTGCTGTCAGAGTCGGACTTGAAGCATTTCTCTTGGTGCCCGAGCATCCGTCAGCTAAAAGAGCTGGACCTGAGGGGCATCGCACTGACCCATTTCAGCCCTGAGCCCCTCGCAGTTCTGCTGGAGCAAGTTGAGGCCACCCTGCAGACCCTGGACTTAGAGGACTGTGGGATCGTGGATTCCCAACTCAGCGCCATCCTGCCTGCCCTGAGCCGCTGCTCCCAGCTCAGCACCTTCAGCTTCTGTGGGAACCTCATCTCCATGGCCGCCCTGGAGAACCTGCTGCGCCACACCGTTGGGCTGAGCAAGCTAAGCCTGGAGCTGTATCCTGCTCCTCTGGAGAGTTATGATGCCCAGGGTGCTCTCTGCTGGGGGAGATTTGCTGAACTTGGGGCTGAGCTGATGAAGACACTGAGGGACTTAAGGCAGCCCAAGATCATTGTGTTCAGCACCGTCCCCTGCCCTCGCTGTGGCATCAGGGCCTCCTATGACTTGGAGCCCAGTCACTGCCTCTGTTGA
- the CFAP107 gene encoding cilia- and flagella-associated protein 107 isoform X2: MMAARGCRESRMESWCLMVTEFQFCKFTRDTDKTPQPIYRKEYVPFPDHRPDQISRWYGKRKVEGLPYKHLITHHQEPPHRYLISTYDDHYNRHGYNPGLPPLRTWNGQKLLWLPEKSDFPLLAPPTNYGLHEQLKQRQLTAKAGLKQNTYASSYPRPPLCAMSWREHAIPVPPHRLHPLPHF; encoded by the exons atgatggctgccagaggctgcagggagagcAGAATGGAGAGTTGGTGCTTAATGgttacagagtttcagttttgcaag TTCACCAGAGACACTGACAAGACACCCCAACCCATTTACAGAAAAGAATACGTCCCCTTCCCAGACCACAGACCAGACCAGATCTCCAGGTGGTATGGGAAGAGGAAAGTTGAG GGGCTCCCTTACAAACACCTGATCACCCACCACCAGGAGCCCCCACATCGCTACCTGATCAGCACCTACGACGACCATTACAACCGGCATGGTTACAACCCGGGGCTGCCTCCACTCCGCACTTGGAATGGACAGAAGTTGCTGTGGCTGCCAGAGAAGTCTGACTTTCCCCTTCTTG CTCCCCCTACAAACTATGGACTCCATGAGCAGCTCAAGCAGAGACAGCTCACAGCCAAGGCTGGCCTGAAGCAGAACACTTATGCTTCATCCTACCCCAGACCACCGTTGTGCGCTATGTCCTGGAGGGAGCATGCGATCCCGGTCCCTCCCCATCGCCTGCATCCTCTCCCACACTTCTGA